A single window of Pseudarthrobacter defluvii DNA harbors:
- a CDS encoding potassium channel family protein → MKVVIVGAGSVGSSIARELLAHKHEILLIDLKPEVIGRSGLRGAHWLVGDACELSTLQGAKVEDADVVVSATGDDKVNLVVSLLAKTEFGVGRTVGRVNNPKNDWMFNDSWGVDVAVNTPQLMTALVEEAVEIGDLVRLLTLQTGVASLVEFTVPHDSHVIGMTVGDIHWPEDATLVAILRDQAPITPSRDDVIDGGDELFFVTTIAAEDGLRELLSSAPGSIDTGEQPAEAATPAAAGHGHAPDDDGFDG, encoded by the coding sequence GTGAAAGTCGTTATCGTCGGCGCCGGCAGCGTCGGATCATCCATCGCCCGGGAACTGCTGGCGCATAAGCACGAGATCCTGCTGATCGACCTCAAACCCGAGGTGATCGGCCGCAGCGGGCTTCGGGGCGCCCACTGGCTGGTAGGCGACGCCTGCGAGCTTTCCACTCTGCAGGGCGCCAAGGTGGAGGACGCCGACGTCGTGGTTTCCGCCACCGGCGATGACAAGGTCAACCTGGTGGTGTCCCTGCTGGCGAAAACCGAGTTTGGTGTCGGCCGCACGGTGGGCCGGGTGAACAACCCGAAGAACGACTGGATGTTCAACGATTCCTGGGGCGTGGACGTCGCGGTCAACACCCCGCAGCTGATGACCGCCCTCGTGGAGGAGGCAGTGGAGATCGGCGACCTTGTCCGACTGCTGACGCTGCAGACCGGGGTGGCGTCCCTGGTGGAATTCACCGTCCCGCACGACTCGCATGTGATCGGCATGACCGTGGGCGACATCCACTGGCCTGAGGACGCCACCCTGGTGGCAATCCTTCGGGATCAGGCACCCATCACCCCCAGCCGGGACGACGTGATCGACGGCGGCGACGAACTCTTCTTCGTGACCACCATTGCAGCCGAGGACGGACTGCGGGAGCTGCTCTCCTCGGCCCCCGGCAGCATCGACACCGGCGAACAGCCCGCGGAGGCTGCGACCCCTGCGGCCGCCGGCCACGGGCATGCACCGGACGACGACGGCTTCGACGGCTAG
- a CDS encoding DUF402 domain-containing protein, whose translation MRDEDELKYPAPAGESGPVLHTTTTRVPNGLEPGHLVVSRNRKWNGKAHWVVPGRYLGEDQHGWWIFQGTNEFCSRPGAAFYTRSDAVLLVPREGDWVATFYDSAHPGGVRVYIDLAVGHEWTRIRPAVTEFHVIDMDLDVIWTASRGVFIDDQDEFAEHSVSMHYPERLIQDIQAAADDLYHAVKAQQAPFDGTDVDWFTKGRNI comes from the coding sequence GTGAGGGACGAGGATGAACTGAAGTACCCCGCCCCTGCGGGGGAGTCCGGACCGGTTCTGCACACCACCACAACACGCGTCCCCAACGGACTGGAGCCGGGCCACCTGGTGGTCTCCCGGAACCGCAAGTGGAACGGCAAGGCCCACTGGGTGGTGCCCGGGCGGTACCTCGGCGAAGACCAGCACGGCTGGTGGATCTTCCAGGGCACCAACGAGTTCTGTTCCCGCCCCGGCGCCGCCTTCTACACCCGTTCCGACGCCGTCCTTTTGGTACCGCGCGAGGGCGACTGGGTGGCCACGTTCTACGACTCAGCCCATCCTGGCGGTGTCCGTGTCTACATCGACCTTGCGGTGGGCCACGAGTGGACGCGCATCAGGCCCGCCGTGACCGAGTTCCATGTGATTGATATGGACCTGGATGTCATCTGGACCGCAAGCCGCGGGGTCTTCATCGACGACCAGGATGAGTTCGCGGAGCACAGCGTCTCCATGCACTACCCGGAGCGGCTGATCCAGGACATCCAGGCCGCCGCGGACGATCTTTACCATGCAGTCAAGGCGCAGCAAGCGCCGTTCGACGGCACCGACGTCGACTGGTTTACCAAAGGACGCAACATATGA
- a CDS encoding potassium channel family protein, translated as MAHFVIMGCGRVGATLAHTLEDAGHSVAIIDQDDRAFRRLRQGFTGRKVTGVGFDRDTLKQAGVAEAYAFAAVSSGDNSNILATRVARETFHVPHVVARIYDPGRAEIYQRLGIPTVAAVRWSADQVLRRILPEQHLAGDFREPSGRLVLAELDLDAGWIGHRISSIEKAADVRVAYLTRFGEGLLPDAGTAYQDGDTVHAMLQVDRSAQISQILAKAPAKEYQ; from the coding sequence GTGGCGCATTTCGTGATCATGGGATGTGGCCGGGTGGGGGCAACGCTGGCGCACACGCTGGAGGATGCCGGGCATTCCGTGGCCATCATCGACCAGGACGACCGCGCTTTCCGCCGGCTCCGGCAGGGCTTCACCGGCCGGAAAGTCACCGGTGTGGGCTTTGACCGGGACACCCTCAAGCAGGCAGGAGTGGCCGAGGCCTACGCCTTCGCCGCCGTTTCCAGCGGTGACAACTCGAATATCCTGGCAACCCGGGTGGCCCGCGAAACCTTCCACGTGCCGCATGTGGTCGCCCGGATCTACGACCCGGGCCGCGCCGAGATCTACCAGCGCCTGGGCATCCCCACCGTGGCCGCCGTCCGCTGGAGCGCCGACCAGGTGCTGCGCCGCATCCTTCCGGAACAGCATCTGGCAGGCGACTTCCGTGAGCCGTCCGGACGGCTGGTCCTGGCCGAACTGGACCTGGACGCCGGCTGGATCGGGCACCGGATCAGCAGCATCGAAAAGGCCGCGGACGTCCGCGTTGCCTACCTCACCCGCTTTGGCGAGGGCCTGCTTCCCGATGCGGGGACTGCCTACCAGGACGGCGACACAGTGCACGCCATGCTGCAGGTGGACCGCAGCGCCCAGATCTCCCAGATCCTCGCCAAAGCCCCCGCCAAGGAGTATCAGTGA
- a CDS encoding APC family permease, with protein MLTILNAVKRVLVGRPFRNDRLAHTLLPKKIALPIFASDALSSVAYAPDEILLTLALAGVSAVAISPLVGLAVMVVLLTVVASYRQNVHAYPSGGGDYEIANENLGKYAGLTVASALLVDYVLTVAVSMSSAAAYLTTAVPSLHGEQAVIATIGVVILALVNLRGIKEAGSVFAVPTYIFMASILGMTAVGMFQAATGQLGQAPSAAFTIVPAEGFDQGLVGLAGAFLLLRAFSSGAAALTGVEAISNGVPNFRHPKSKNAATTLLLLGVIGAAMLAGIIYLANATKVHIVLDPAKEFLLNGSPLPEGYIQNPAISQIAQTIFGAGSIPFYIVVAATGVILVFASNTAFNGFPVLGSILAQDGYLPRQLRTRGDRLAFSNGVLALAAGALILIISFDADVTKLIQLYIVGVFISFTLSQLGMIRHWGRELKLAKDKAVRRRMIKSRTINTIGFGMTGLVLVIVLITKFEQGAWIALLAMFILFLIMWSIRAHYDNVAKELAVDEDSSPRALPTRVHAVLLVSHVRKPVLRALAYARASRPSRLDAITVDIDPEETAHTIADWEKLEIPVPLTVLASPYRETVTPIMDYVKQMRLDSPRDLVVVYIPEYVVGKWWEQLVHNQTALRIKARLHFEPGVMVASVPWQLKSSEEAKNLQDVQ; from the coding sequence GTGTTGACAATACTGAACGCCGTCAAACGCGTACTGGTGGGCCGGCCCTTCCGGAACGACCGCCTGGCCCACACCCTCCTCCCGAAGAAGATCGCACTTCCGATCTTCGCGTCGGACGCCCTGTCATCCGTGGCCTACGCCCCGGATGAGATCCTGCTCACCCTGGCCCTCGCCGGCGTCAGTGCCGTCGCCATCTCGCCGCTGGTGGGGCTGGCCGTCATGGTGGTGCTGCTGACCGTCGTGGCCTCCTACCGGCAGAACGTGCACGCCTACCCGTCCGGTGGCGGTGACTACGAAATCGCCAACGAAAACCTGGGCAAGTACGCGGGCCTGACCGTGGCCTCCGCCCTCTTGGTGGACTACGTCCTGACGGTTGCCGTGTCCATGTCCTCGGCCGCCGCGTACCTCACCACGGCTGTCCCGTCCCTGCACGGTGAGCAGGCCGTCATCGCCACCATCGGCGTCGTCATCCTTGCCCTAGTGAATTTGCGCGGCATCAAGGAAGCGGGCAGCGTCTTCGCCGTCCCCACCTACATCTTCATGGCCTCCATCCTGGGCATGACCGCGGTGGGCATGTTCCAGGCCGCCACGGGGCAACTGGGGCAGGCGCCATCGGCGGCCTTCACCATCGTCCCGGCGGAGGGCTTCGACCAGGGCCTGGTGGGCCTGGCCGGCGCCTTCCTGCTGCTGCGGGCCTTCTCCTCCGGCGCCGCGGCGCTTACCGGGGTCGAGGCCATCAGCAACGGCGTGCCCAACTTCCGGCACCCCAAGAGCAAGAACGCGGCCACCACCCTGCTGCTCCTGGGCGTGATCGGCGCCGCCATGCTGGCCGGCATCATCTACCTGGCCAATGCCACCAAGGTCCACATCGTCCTGGACCCTGCCAAGGAATTCCTGCTGAACGGAAGCCCCTTGCCTGAGGGCTACATCCAGAACCCCGCCATCAGCCAGATTGCCCAGACGATCTTCGGCGCGGGCAGTATCCCCTTCTATATCGTGGTGGCCGCCACCGGCGTCATCCTGGTGTTCGCATCCAACACCGCCTTCAACGGCTTCCCGGTCCTGGGCTCCATCCTCGCCCAGGACGGGTACCTGCCCCGGCAGCTGCGCACCCGCGGCGACCGCCTGGCCTTCAGCAACGGTGTGCTGGCCCTCGCGGCGGGCGCCCTGATCCTGATCATTTCGTTCGACGCCGACGTCACCAAGCTCATCCAGCTCTATATCGTTGGCGTCTTCATCTCATTCACCCTCAGCCAGCTGGGAATGATCAGGCACTGGGGCCGGGAACTGAAACTCGCCAAGGACAAGGCCGTGCGGCGCCGGATGATCAAGTCCCGCACCATCAACACCATAGGTTTCGGAATGACGGGCCTGGTGCTGGTGATCGTCCTCATCACCAAGTTCGAACAGGGCGCCTGGATCGCGCTGCTGGCCATGTTCATCCTGTTCCTGATCATGTGGAGCATCCGCGCCCACTACGACAACGTGGCCAAGGAACTCGCGGTGGACGAGGACTCCTCCCCGCGGGCGCTGCCCACCCGGGTGCACGCCGTCCTGCTGGTGTCCCATGTCCGCAAGCCCGTCCTGCGGGCCCTCGCCTACGCCCGGGCCTCCCGGCCTTCCCGGCTTGATGCCATCACGGTGGATATCGACCCCGAGGAGACGGCGCACACCATTGCCGACTGGGAAAAGCTCGAAATCCCGGTCCCGCTGACCGTCCTGGCCAGCCCCTACCGGGAAACCGTCACGCCCATCATGGACTACGTCAAGCAGATGCGGCTGGACTCCCCGCGGGACCTCGTGGTGGTGTACATCCCTGAATATGTGGTGGGCAAATGGTGGGAGCAGCTGGTGCACAACCAGACCGCCCTGCGCATCAAGGCCCGCCTCCACTTTGAGCCGGGCGTCATGGTGGCCAGCGTTCCCTGGCAGCTCAAATCATCCGAAGAAGCAAAGAACCTCCAGGACGTGCAGTGA
- a CDS encoding aconitate hydratase, whose product MSTVDSFGSKGKLNVAGTEYEIFRLNSVEGAENLPFSLKVLLENLLRTEDGANITADHVRALAGWDPNAEPDTEIQFTPARVIMQDFTGVPCVVDLATMREAVKELGGDPKRVNPLAPAEMVIDHSVQIDAFGNAGALERNMEIEYQRNGERYQFLRWGQTAFDDFKVVPPGTGIVHQVNIEYLARTVMTREVDGALRAYPDTCVGTDSHTTMVNGLGVLGWGVGGIEAEAAMLGQPVSMLIPRVVGFKLSGSIPAGATATDVVLTITEMLRKHGVVGKFVEFYGEGVAAVPLANRATIGNMSPEFGSTAAMFPIDDVTLEYLRLTGRSEQSVALVEAYAKEQGLWHDPSREIKFSEYLELDLSTVVPSISGPKRPQDRIVLTEAKDEFRHDLLNYVAHDADAGTVDESLEESFPASDAPSFTQPDSHVTDTDRIPPVYSAAHGAAGRTSNAVTVKTEDGREFELDHGAVSIASITSCTNTSNPSVMLAAALLARNAVDKGLTSKPWVKTSVAPGSKVVTDYYNKSGLTPYLEKLGFYIVGYGCATCIGNSGPLDAEISEAIQANDLSVTAVLSGNRNFEGRINPDVKMNYLASPPLVIAYALAGTMDFDFENDALGQDEAGNDVFLRDIWPNPTEVQQVIDSSIDKEMFARGYEGVFEGDDRWKALDTPAGDTFAWDEKSTYVRKPPYFEGMQAQPEPVKDITGARVLLKLGDSVTTDHISPAGSFKSDTPAGQYLLANGVERKDFNSYGSRRGNHEVMIRGTFANIRIKNQLLDGVEGGFTRDFTQADGPQAYVYDAAQNYQEAGTPLVVLAGKEYGSGSSRDWAAKGTALLGVKAVIAESYERIHRSNLIGMGVLPLQFPAGENAASLGLTGTETFSVEGVTALNEGTTPKTLKVTATAEDGSSKSFDAVLRIDTPGEADYYRNGGILQYVLRQISAN is encoded by the coding sequence ATGAGCACTGTGGACAGCTTCGGTTCAAAAGGCAAACTTAATGTAGCCGGAACCGAATACGAAATTTTCCGGTTGAACTCCGTTGAAGGTGCAGAAAACCTTCCGTTCAGCCTCAAGGTATTGCTTGAAAACCTGTTGAGGACCGAGGACGGCGCGAACATCACTGCCGATCACGTTCGCGCTTTGGCAGGCTGGGATCCCAATGCGGAGCCCGATACAGAAATCCAGTTCACGCCGGCACGCGTGATCATGCAGGACTTCACCGGCGTTCCCTGCGTGGTTGACCTTGCCACCATGCGTGAAGCGGTCAAGGAACTGGGCGGTGACCCCAAGCGGGTCAACCCGCTGGCACCGGCCGAAATGGTCATCGACCACTCCGTCCAGATCGACGCCTTCGGCAACGCCGGCGCACTGGAACGCAACATGGAGATCGAATACCAGCGCAACGGTGAGCGTTACCAGTTCCTGCGGTGGGGCCAGACTGCGTTCGACGACTTCAAGGTCGTTCCGCCGGGAACCGGCATCGTGCACCAGGTCAACATCGAATACCTGGCCCGCACCGTGATGACCCGCGAAGTGGACGGCGCCCTCCGGGCCTACCCTGACACCTGCGTGGGCACCGACTCGCACACCACCATGGTCAACGGCCTGGGCGTCCTGGGCTGGGGCGTAGGCGGCATCGAAGCCGAAGCCGCCATGCTCGGCCAGCCCGTCTCCATGCTGATCCCGCGTGTTGTCGGTTTCAAGCTGAGCGGCAGCATCCCCGCCGGCGCCACCGCCACCGATGTCGTCCTGACCATCACCGAAATGCTGCGCAAGCATGGTGTCGTGGGCAAGTTCGTCGAGTTCTACGGCGAAGGCGTGGCTGCGGTGCCGCTGGCCAACCGCGCCACCATCGGCAACATGAGCCCGGAATTCGGCTCCACCGCTGCGATGTTCCCCATCGACGACGTCACGCTCGAATACCTGCGGCTCACCGGCCGTTCAGAGCAAAGTGTTGCCCTTGTCGAGGCGTACGCCAAGGAACAGGGCCTCTGGCACGATCCTTCCCGCGAGATCAAGTTCTCCGAGTACCTTGAGCTGGACCTCTCCACCGTTGTGCCCTCCATTTCCGGTCCGAAGCGGCCCCAGGACCGCATCGTGCTCACGGAGGCCAAGGACGAGTTCCGCCACGACCTGCTGAACTACGTTGCCCACGATGCCGACGCCGGCACGGTCGACGAATCGCTGGAGGAGTCGTTCCCCGCTTCAGACGCGCCTTCGTTCACACAGCCTGATTCGCACGTCACGGACACGGACCGGATTCCGCCCGTCTACTCCGCCGCCCATGGCGCTGCCGGCCGCACCTCCAACGCCGTGACAGTGAAGACCGAAGATGGCCGTGAATTCGAACTGGACCACGGTGCCGTTTCGATCGCCTCGATCACCTCCTGCACCAACACGTCCAACCCGTCCGTGATGCTGGCCGCCGCACTGCTGGCCCGCAACGCCGTGGACAAGGGCCTGACCTCGAAGCCGTGGGTCAAGACCTCCGTCGCCCCCGGCTCCAAGGTTGTCACCGACTACTACAACAAGTCCGGCCTGACCCCGTACCTGGAGAAGCTTGGCTTCTACATCGTCGGTTACGGCTGCGCCACCTGCATCGGCAACTCCGGCCCGCTTGACGCCGAGATCTCCGAGGCCATCCAGGCCAACGACCTTTCGGTCACCGCTGTCCTGTCCGGCAACCGCAACTTCGAAGGCCGGATCAACCCGGACGTCAAGATGAACTACCTGGCGTCCCCGCCGCTGGTCATCGCGTACGCCCTGGCTGGCACCATGGACTTCGACTTCGAAAACGATGCCCTGGGCCAGGACGAAGCCGGCAACGACGTGTTCCTGAGGGACATCTGGCCGAACCCGACAGAGGTCCAGCAGGTCATCGATTCCTCGATTGACAAGGAAATGTTCGCCCGCGGCTACGAAGGCGTCTTCGAAGGTGACGACCGCTGGAAGGCGCTCGACACGCCGGCCGGCGACACCTTCGCCTGGGACGAGAAGTCCACCTACGTCCGGAAACCCCCGTACTTCGAGGGCATGCAGGCTCAGCCGGAGCCGGTCAAGGACATCACCGGTGCCCGCGTGCTCCTGAAGCTCGGCGACTCCGTCACCACCGACCACATCTCCCCGGCCGGTTCCTTCAAGTCCGACACCCCCGCCGGCCAGTATCTGCTGGCCAACGGCGTGGAGCGCAAGGACTTCAACTCCTACGGCTCCCGCCGTGGCAACCACGAAGTGATGATCCGCGGCACGTTCGCGAACATCCGCATCAAGAACCAGCTCCTGGACGGCGTTGAAGGCGGCTTCACCCGCGACTTCACCCAGGCCGATGGCCCGCAGGCCTACGTCTACGACGCCGCCCAGAACTACCAGGAAGCCGGCACCCCGCTGGTGGTCCTGGCAGGCAAGGAGTACGGTTCCGGTTCGTCCCGCGACTGGGCCGCCAAGGGCACGGCGCTGCTGGGCGTCAAGGCCGTCATCGCCGAGAGCTACGAGCGCATCCACCGCTCCAACCTCATTGGCATGGGCGTCCTCCCGTTGCAGTTCCCGGCAGGCGAGAACGCCGCCAGCCTGGGCCTGACCGGTACGGAAACCTTCTCGGTTGAGGGCGTTACCGCCCTGAATGAGGGCACCACGCCCAAGACCCTGAAGGTCACCGCCACCGCCGAGGACGGCTCCTCGAAGTCGTTCGACGCCGTCCTGCGCATCGATACCCCGGGCGAAGCGGACTACTACCGCAACGGCGGCATCCTGCAGTACGTGCTGCGCCAGATCTCCGCCAACTAG
- a CDS encoding class I SAM-dependent RNA methyltransferase has translation MTSRTSTAAQTAEAGHAGEEAVLDVGPVAHGGHCVARHEGRVVFVRHAIPGEKVRVRLTEAGDDAKFWRADVIEVLEASPDRVEHFWRPADSLRAWSHGHPPVGGAEFGHITPDRQRSLKADVLGEQLTRLAGFEQMPSVWTGGVEQVGEKHDGGTGLGWRTRASFSVTPGGRLGMHAHRSDHIIPVREMPLASEAINALHLWELDLQAVERVEVAAPANGSRPLVLLAPAPGTKEKRLRAIAADVPGEASVAAFDPLTGQVTQLRGRTWVQESAVGHEYRVTGEGFWQIHRDAPGTLVGAVTEFLQGGDFIHPGAVVADLYAGAGLFTAVLADAVGEAGSVLSVEGAPGTSRDARKNLHSAAQVEVVQGRVERVLRQKPRNFDALVLDPPRAGAGKAVVGQLVASRPRAIAYVSCDPASFARDLGYFRRSGWELAGLRAFDLYPHTHHLETVALLTPGP, from the coding sequence GTGACCAGCAGAACCTCCACCGCCGCCCAGACCGCAGAAGCCGGCCACGCCGGCGAAGAGGCGGTGCTCGACGTCGGGCCCGTGGCCCATGGCGGGCACTGCGTGGCGCGCCACGAGGGCCGCGTGGTCTTTGTCCGGCACGCCATTCCGGGGGAGAAAGTCCGGGTCCGGCTGACCGAGGCCGGGGACGACGCCAAATTCTGGCGGGCCGACGTCATCGAGGTGCTTGAAGCCTCCCCTGACCGGGTGGAGCACTTCTGGCGTCCGGCCGATTCCCTCCGAGCCTGGAGCCACGGGCACCCGCCGGTGGGCGGCGCCGAGTTCGGCCACATCACGCCGGACCGGCAGCGCAGCCTCAAGGCGGACGTTCTGGGTGAACAGCTTACCCGGCTGGCCGGCTTCGAGCAGATGCCGTCCGTGTGGACCGGCGGCGTGGAACAGGTGGGGGAGAAGCACGACGGCGGCACCGGCCTTGGGTGGCGCACCCGCGCAAGTTTTTCGGTCACCCCCGGCGGCAGGCTCGGAATGCACGCCCACCGCTCCGACCACATCATTCCGGTCCGGGAAATGCCCCTGGCGAGCGAAGCGATCAACGCCCTGCACCTGTGGGAGCTGGACCTGCAGGCTGTGGAGCGGGTCGAGGTGGCCGCGCCGGCCAACGGGTCGCGCCCCCTGGTGCTCCTGGCCCCGGCGCCGGGAACCAAGGAGAAGCGTTTGCGGGCGATTGCCGCGGATGTGCCGGGGGAAGCTTCCGTTGCGGCCTTCGATCCGCTGACCGGGCAGGTGACCCAGCTCCGGGGACGCACCTGGGTGCAGGAGTCCGCCGTGGGCCACGAGTACCGCGTCACCGGCGAGGGCTTCTGGCAAATCCACCGCGACGCGCCCGGGACTCTTGTGGGCGCTGTCACAGAATTCCTGCAGGGAGGGGACTTCATCCACCCCGGTGCGGTGGTTGCCGACCTCTACGCGGGCGCCGGCCTCTTCACCGCCGTCCTTGCCGACGCCGTGGGTGAGGCGGGGTCGGTGCTGTCCGTGGAAGGGGCGCCGGGAACCAGCCGCGACGCCCGCAAAAACCTGCACTCAGCCGCCCAGGTGGAGGTGGTGCAAGGCCGCGTGGAGCGGGTCCTGCGCCAGAAACCGCGGAACTTCGACGCTCTGGTCCTCGATCCGCCCCGGGCGGGCGCCGGGAAAGCCGTCGTCGGGCAACTGGTTGCCTCGCGCCCCCGTGCCATCGCCTACGTGTCCTGCGACCCGGCGTCGTTTGCCCGTGACCTGGGTTACTTCCGCCGCTCAGGCTGGGAGCTCGCAGGGCTGCGGGCGTTCGATCTGTACCCCCACACCCACCACCTGGAGACCGTGGCACTGCTGACTCCAGGTCCGTGA
- the dxs gene encoding 1-deoxy-D-xylulose-5-phosphate synthase, with product MGILDTIRNPQDLNELTEEQLEQLASEIRDFLITNVSQTGGHLGPNLGVVELTLAVHRIFESPRDSIVFDTGHQSYVHKLLTGRQDFSTLRQEGGLSGYPARAESEHDIVESSHASSSLSWADGISRARQLTGESDRHVVAIVGDGALTGGMAWEAINNIAADKKRRVVIVVNDNGRSYAPTVGGFADYLASLRPTIDSFRAAPAYEGALDWWKKKLQNGGPAGQFTYKSLHAMKKGIKDWWAPQGMFEDLGMKYIGPVDGHNLQAMELALSTAKNYGGPVIVHAMTEKGHGYAPARAHEADQFHAVGIIDPETGEPTGSGGAQSWTSVFADEIAAIADDRDDIVGVTGAMLIPVGLHKFAAKHPKRVIDVGIAEQHALTAAAGMAFGGLHPVVAVYATFLNRAFDQLLMDVALHKAGVTIVLDRAGVTGPDGASHHGMWDMAMVQIVPGLHLAAPRDATRLREELREAVAISDAPSVVRFSKGSVGPAVEALERLGDGVDVLARRPSGSTENDVLIVSVGAMSELALDVSNRLGAQGISTTVVDPRWVLPVRRSIIALASHHRLVICIEDGVRAGGVGSRIRQEMRAAGVDTALNEVGLPVEFLEHGTRNQVLERVGLTAQQITHDVVAQVLGTKVPFARPLPGQQHPTTGSLPIL from the coding sequence TTGGGAATCTTGGACACCATCCGGAATCCGCAGGACCTGAACGAGTTGACCGAGGAACAGCTGGAACAGCTGGCTTCGGAGATCAGGGATTTCCTGATCACGAACGTCTCCCAAACGGGCGGCCACCTCGGACCCAACCTCGGCGTCGTCGAACTGACGCTGGCCGTGCACCGCATCTTCGAATCTCCCCGTGACAGCATCGTCTTCGATACCGGACACCAGTCCTACGTCCACAAGCTCCTCACCGGGCGCCAGGACTTCAGCACCCTCCGCCAGGAGGGCGGACTCTCCGGCTACCCCGCCCGGGCCGAGTCCGAACACGACATCGTGGAGAGCTCGCACGCGTCGTCGTCCCTGTCCTGGGCCGACGGCATCTCCCGCGCCCGCCAGCTCACGGGCGAAAGCGACCGCCACGTGGTGGCCATCGTGGGTGACGGTGCCCTCACCGGCGGAATGGCATGGGAGGCCATCAACAACATCGCAGCGGACAAGAAGCGCCGCGTGGTCATCGTGGTCAACGACAACGGCCGGTCCTACGCGCCCACAGTGGGCGGATTCGCCGACTACCTTGCCTCCCTGCGCCCCACCATCGACTCCTTCCGTGCCGCCCCGGCCTACGAAGGCGCGCTGGACTGGTGGAAGAAAAAGCTACAGAACGGCGGCCCCGCAGGCCAGTTCACCTACAAGAGCCTGCACGCCATGAAAAAGGGCATCAAGGACTGGTGGGCGCCGCAGGGCATGTTCGAGGACCTCGGCATGAAGTACATCGGCCCGGTGGACGGGCACAATCTCCAGGCCATGGAGCTTGCACTCTCCACCGCCAAGAATTACGGCGGCCCTGTGATCGTGCACGCCATGACGGAAAAAGGCCACGGCTACGCCCCCGCCCGCGCCCATGAAGCGGACCAGTTCCACGCCGTCGGCATCATCGACCCTGAAACCGGCGAGCCCACCGGGAGCGGCGGCGCACAATCGTGGACGTCTGTGTTCGCGGACGAGATTGCCGCCATCGCTGACGACCGCGACGACATCGTGGGCGTCACCGGCGCCATGCTGATTCCGGTGGGCCTCCACAAGTTCGCCGCCAAGCACCCCAAGCGGGTCATCGACGTCGGCATCGCCGAGCAGCATGCGCTGACCGCCGCCGCGGGCATGGCCTTCGGCGGGCTGCACCCCGTGGTGGCCGTTTACGCCACGTTCCTGAACCGTGCGTTCGACCAGCTGCTCATGGACGTCGCCCTCCACAAGGCCGGCGTCACCATCGTCCTGGACCGCGCCGGCGTCACTGGGCCTGACGGCGCCAGCCACCACGGCATGTGGGACATGGCCATGGTGCAGATCGTCCCCGGCCTGCACCTGGCGGCGCCACGTGACGCCACCCGGCTCCGCGAGGAGCTGCGCGAGGCCGTGGCCATCAGCGACGCACCCAGCGTGGTCCGTTTCTCCAAGGGATCCGTCGGGCCGGCAGTCGAGGCGCTGGAACGGCTGGGCGATGGCGTGGACGTCCTTGCCCGCCGCCCCTCCGGCTCCACCGAAAATGACGTGCTGATCGTCAGTGTCGGCGCCATGTCCGAGCTGGCCCTGGACGTTTCCAACCGGCTCGGTGCCCAAGGCATCAGCACCACCGTGGTGGACCCGCGCTGGGTACTCCCCGTCCGCCGCTCCATCATTGCGCTGGCCTCGCACCACCGGCTGGTGATCTGCATCGAAGACGGCGTACGGGCCGGCGGCGTCGGCTCCCGCATCCGCCAGGAGATGCGCGCCGCCGGCGTGGACACCGCGCTGAACGAGGTGGGACTTCCCGTCGAATTCCTGGAGCATGGCACCCGCAACCAGGTGCTGGAGCGCGTTGGGCTTACCGCCCAGCAGATTACACACGACGTCGTGGCACAGGTCCTGGGCACGAAGGTACCGTTTGCGCGGCCCCTGCCCGGACAGCAGCACCCCACCACCGGCAGCCTTCCGATCCTGTGA